Proteins encoded in a region of the Phocoena phocoena chromosome X, mPhoPho1.1, whole genome shotgun sequence genome:
- the RTL9 gene encoding retrotransposon Gag-like protein 9, whose product MADTSIPLHSLRFSNVLTEESVDPQNRETTCSGPMVENRAEVQILHSSVQPMVSSSASDPGGMSTQLMTSPAFDTMAVPLMGAANSGALSPPLMSASDSGTLSPLLMPASDSEALSPLLIPTSDSGVLSPLLMPASDSGTLSPLLSTSEYGLMSPGLMTIPDFGTMSTALMATPDSAETSPLAMPAPSSEATSAPLMLAPDPGEISPLLMPDVNPGVMSPQPMPAPGSEGMSPLQITDEDTEAMSKVLMTALASGEISSLLMSGTDSEAISSLIMSALTSGATSTQPTSTQDSGEMSTQLMSGPDSGVVSSPLTTAPGSGAMSSLFLSVPDAGEMPTLPKPAPDAEAMSPLVMMALTSGGMPTQLMPAQGSGVMSSRLTQNLDSQIVSSPPMRATASGRMSTSPVRASDPGARSTPRMRAPASGNVSTLLKTVPDSAALSTPLMTVATSGAKCTEQMSTTASRAMSTQLATARTSGATSMGLKKVPANGAMSTLRMRAPASGTMSTLPSTAPVSETMSTLQMTASASGSVSTAQMRAPVSGAMSVSQRRATASGVTAVPQMRASGALSTPRMTAKASGSMSTLLMRDTASAVMSVPQMRAMASGALSKPLTTSKAAEAMLMQQMTTAASGEISTMLMRDTASGAVSMPQMTDTASAAMSTPLMRAPASGDMSTPQMTAAASGTVSMPLMRAPGPGAMPMALMRSTASGKMPSQPMSAQDFGGMSMSLRRSMTSGGMSLLQTQAPASELISTPKMRAPAFGAVSTPLMRASDPGEMSTLLTRASSSGEMSPALTRPPASGEIATPLRAPAYGAMSTPQKTATASGMMSKPQMRAPVSGEISTSLMRSTASGVMSVPQMTAAASGGVSMPLMRAPASRATSTTQMMPTASGETCMLSMRAPASGVMSPPLLRAPVSGIISTPLRRPSASEAVSTELMRAPASGKMSTTQTTAVASGGMSKPFIRAMASGTVPMPLMSAMASGEMSMPLMKNMASGATSTLQKRVVGSGSTSLPQMTYATSGGMPASPMRASASGATSASLMRASASGMMSMPLLRATASGGMSMPQMAATASRGVSMPLMRAPVLGATSTPQMATTASGMMSTLEIKAKDSGETSASHINVTASGSKFTPHVTATTPETMNQPPEEVPSFGMLTPALCYLLEEQEAARGSCSVEEEMEIDEEKQMKGFLNDSEKMAFLVSLHLGAAERWSILQMEVGNPLSNEDKSFLSRSQGLYDSLSEIDILSAVLCHPKQGQRSVRQYATDFLLLARHLSWSDAILRTRFLEGLSEAVATKMGRIFLKVAGSLKELIDRSLYTECQLAGEKDSPGCSSQVLPSACKRNNEDAMENELNSPKETEEHQHVAKRCYYLKEHGDPQEGLHDRLRQSTGHQKAPTNK is encoded by the exons ATGGCAGATACGTCAATACCCTTACATTCACTGCGATTCAGCAATGTGCTGACGGAGGAAAGTGTCGACCCCCAAAACAGGGAGACGACCTGCTCTGGACCAATGGTGGAGAACAGAGCAGAGGTCCAAATTCTTCATTCTAGTGTCCAGCCTATGGTCTCAAGTTCAGCGTCAGACCCTGGAGGGATGTCCACACAGCTGATGACATCCCCAGCCTTTGACACCATGGCCGTACCTCTAATGGGAGCAGCAAACTCTGGAGCACTGTCCCCACCGCTAATGTCAGCCTCAGACTCTGGGACACTGTCCCCATTGTTAATGCCAGCTTCAGATTCGGAGGCATTGTCCCCATTGTTGATACCAACCTCAGACTCTGGGGTGCTGTCCCCATTGCTAATGCCAGCCTCAGATTCTGGGACACTGTCCCCATTGCTGTCCACTTCAGAGTATGGATTAATGTCCCCAGGGCTGATGACAATTCCTGACTTTGGAACAATGTCCACAGCACTAATGGCAACACCAGATTCTGCAGAGACATCACCACTGGCAATGCCAGCTCCATCCTCTGAAGCGACGTCCGCACCATTGATGCTAGCCCCAGATCCTGGAGAGATCTCCCCACTCCTAATGCCAGATGTGAACCCCGGAGTGATGTCCCCACAGCCAATGCCAGCTCCAGGCTCTGAAGGAATGTCACCATTGCAAATTACAGACGAAGACACTGAAGCCATGTCTAAAGTGCTAATGACTGCCCTGGCCTCTGGAGAGATCTCTTCACTGCTCATGTCAGGCACGGACTCTGAAGCGATCTCCTCACTGATAATGTCAGCCCTAACTTCTGGAGCAACGTCCACCCAGCCAACAAGCACCCAAGACTCTGGGGAAATGTCCACCCAGCTAATGTCAGGCCCAGACTCTGGAGTAGTGTCTTCACCACTTACGACAGCTCCAGGCTCCGGAGCAATGTCCTCACTGTTCCTGTCAGTCCCTGATGCTGGAGAAATGCCCACATTGCCAAAGCCAGCCCCAGACGCTGAAGCGATGTCCCCACTGGTAATGATGGCCCTAACCTCTGGAGGGATGCCCACCCAGCTGATGCCAGCCCAAGGCTCTGGAGTGATGTCCTCACGGTTAACACAAAATCTAGACTCTCAAATTGTGTCTAGTCCACCAATGAGAGCAACAGCCTCCGGGAGGATGTCCACATCGCCAGTGAGAGCCTCAGACCCTGGAGCAAGGTCGACACCGAGAATGAGAGCCCCAGCCTCTGGAAATGTGTCCACGTTGCTAAAGACAGTCCCAGACTCTGCAGCACTGTCCACCCCACTGATGACGGTTGCAACCTCTGGAGCAAAGTGCACAGAGCAAATGTCAACCACAGCTTCTAGAGCGATGTCCACACAGTTAGCAACGGCTAGAACTTCTGGAGCCACATCCATGGGCCTTAAGAAAGTCCCAGCCAATGGGGCGATGTCCACACTGCGAATGAGAGCCCCAGCTTCTGGAACAATGTCCACATTGCCAAGTACAGCCCCAGTCTCTGAAACAATGTCTACGCTACAGATGACAGCCTCAGCCTCTGGGTCAGTGTCCACAGCGCAAATGAgggcgcctgtctctggagcaaTGTCTGTGTCACAGAGGAGAGCCACAGCCTCGGGAGTGACAGCTGTACCACAAATGAGAGCCTCTGGAGCCCTGTCCACCCCACGGATGACAGCCAAAGCCTCTGGATCCATGTCCACACTGTTAATGAGAGACACAGCCTCGGCAGTGATGTCCGTGCCACAGATGAGAGCTATGGCCTCGGGAGCATTGTCCAAGCCACTAACAACATCCAAAGCCGCAGAAGCAATGCTCATGCAGCAAATGACAACTGCAGCTTCTGGAGAGATCTCCACAATGCTAATGAGAGACACCGCTTCTGGAGCCGTGTCCATGCCACAGATGACAGACACTGCCTCTGCAGCGATGTCCACACCGCTAATGAGAGCCCCAGCCTCTGGCGACATGTCCACACCACAAATGACAGCCGCAGCCTCTGGAACTGTGTCCATGCCTCTAATGAGAGCCCCAGGCCCTGGAGCCATGCCCATGGCGCTAATGAGATCCACAGCCTCTGGAAAGATGCCCAGTCAGCCAATGAGCGCCCAAGACTTTGGGGGGATGTCCATGTCGCTCAGGAGATCCATGACCTCTGGAGGGATGTCCCTACTGCAGACGCAAGCCCCAGCCTCTGAACTGATATCCACACCAAAAATGAGAGCCCCAGCCTTTGGGGCAGTGTCCACACCACTGATGAGAGCCTCAGACCCTGGAGAGATGTCCACACTGCTCACAAGAGCTTCATCCTCTGGAGAGATGTCCCCAGCACTAACGAGACCCCCAGCTTCTGGAGAGATAGCCACGCCTCTGAGAGCCCCAGCTTATGGAGCAATGTCTACTCCGCAAAAGACAGCCACAGCCTCTGGAATGATGTCCAAGCCACAGATGAGGGCTCCAGTCTCTGGAGAGATATCTACATCGCTAATGAGATCCACAGCCTCTGGAGTGATGTCCGTGCCTCAAATGACAGCCGCGGCCTCTGGAGGGGTGTCCATGCCACTGATGAGAGCCCCAGCCTCCAGGGCAACATCCACAACGCAAATGATGCCCACAGCTTCTGGAGAGACGTGCATGCTATCAATGCGAGCCCCTGCCTCGGGAGTGATGTCCCCGCCATTATTAAGGGCTCCAGTGTCTGGAATTATATCCACACCACTAAGGAGACCCTCAGCCTCTGAAGCTGTGTCCACAGAGTTAATGAGAGCTCCAGCCTCTGGAAAGATGTCCACCACACAAACAACAGCTGTGGCCTCTGGAGGGATGTCCAAGCCATTCATTAGAGCCATGGCCTCTGGAACAGTGCCCATGCCATTGATGTCAGCCATGGCTTCTGGAGAGATGTCTATGCCGCTGATGAAAAACATGGCCTCTGGGGCAACGTCCACACTGCAAAAAAGAGTTGTGGGTTCTGGATCTACTTCCTTGCCACAGATGACATACGCAACCTCCGGAGGGATGCCTGCATCACCGATGAGGGCCTCAGCTTCTGGAGCAACGTCCGCATCGCTTATGAGAGCCTCGGCTTCTGGAATGATGTCCATGCCACTTCTGAGAGCCACAGCCTCTGGGGGTATGTCCATGCCACAAATGGCGGCCACAGCCTCTAGAGGGGTATCCATGCCACTAATGAGGGCTCCAGTTCTGGGAGCCACGTCCACACCACAAATGGCAACCACAGCCTCTGGAATGATGTCCACTCTGGAAATCAAAGCCAAAGACTCTGGGGAAACATCTGCCTCTCACATCAACGTCACAGCCTCTGGATCAAAGTTCACACCACACGTGACTGCCACGACCCCTGAAACAATGAACCAACCACCAGAGGAAGTCCCATCTTTTGGCATGCTGACCCCAGCACTCTGTTACCTCTTAGAAGAACAGGAAGCAGCCCGGGGTTCATGCTCTGTGGAGGAGGAGATGGAGATTGATGAGGAGAAGCAAATGAAGGGATTTTTGAACGATTCAGAGAAAATGGCCTTTCTGGTGTCTCTTCATCTGGGGGCAGCAGAGAGGTGGTCCATCTTGCAGATGGAGGTAGGAAACCCCCTCTCCAATGAAGATAAATCTTTCCTGAGCAGATCCCAGGGCTTATATGACTCCCTATCTGAAATAGACATCCTCAGTGCCGTCCTTTGCCATCCCAAGCAGGGCCAGAGGTCAGTCAGGCAGTATGCCACTGATTTCCTCCTGCTGGCCCGACACTTGTCTTGGTCTGATGCCATTCTGCGGACCAGGTTTCTGGAAGGACTCTCGGAAGCTGTTGCCACTAAAATGGGCCGGATCTTCCTGAAGGTGGCCGGCAGCCTAAAGGAGCTAATAGACAGGTCTCTCTATACCGAGTGCCAGCTGGCTGGAGAGAAGGATTCCCCGGGCTGCTCAAGCCAGGTTCTGCCGTCAGCCTGTAAGCGGAATAATGAGGACGCAATGGAGAATGAACTGAACTCTCCAAAGGAGACCGAGGAG CACCAGCATGTTGCCAAACGCTGTTACTACCTGAAAGAGCATGGAGACCCTCAAGAGGGTCTGCACGACCGCCTTCGACAGAGCACAGGCCATCAGAAGGCCCCCACTAACAAGTAA